One segment of Pseudanabaena sp. FACHB-2040 DNA contains the following:
- a CDS encoding glycosyltransferase gives MTTSKVRSRLFRRAYRSVNLRVQRATLMMLGVVFLAGAVVAAWFAGEARTTAIFAQLQVIQQNPPMWVEVPMVAGEYLLAPTVILLLLTLTITRLHPQPRPWSRFVVVSILLVLVTRYVFWRSLTTLNLSDPLTGSFSLGLFLMEMVGLLSSIIQLGLMLRVRDRRPQADQLQVAVATGEYLPTVDVFIPSYDEPAFILRRTVIGCQAIDYPHKTIYLLDDTRRPEIAAMAAELECEYISRPQNQHAKAGNLNHAIAQTHGELIASFDADFVPTRNFLRRTVGFFQTPEVGLVQTPQSFYNPDPISRNLGLEGILTPDEEVFYRQIQPMRDGTGSVVCSGTSFVMRRSALEASGGFVTESLSEDYFTSVQLAAHGNEVIYLDEKLSAGLAAETISAHATQRLRWARGTLQAFFIDSNPLTIRGLTLIQRLGHLEGLLSWFSTIPRVYFLLMPLAYSFLGVIPIRASLREVLYYFLPYYLVQLTVFGWLNNRSRSALLSDIYSLVLVFPLAATVIQVMLRPFGKGFKVTPKGTSSDRFHFNWGLAWPLVLMFIVTAVSLWRNLGWCLAAGWSGDHLRGLGLGWIWSSYNLVMIGIALLVLMDVPRPDSTVWFDLRRVVRLTLELPDSGPQTWWGTTTQFSENGAVVELTQWGIPPLQEGLVLAGEIAIAEENLQLKGTLVNVDLSGNSPLVRIQFEPLTLEQHRVLIETLFCRPGQWKRWDSPGELRSLWLLLKILFQPRVLTRNVNVKALSVAQS, from the coding sequence ATGACGACTTCCAAAGTCAGGTCTAGATTATTTAGGCGGGCCTACCGGAGCGTAAATCTTCGGGTGCAGCGGGCCACATTGATGATGCTGGGCGTGGTTTTTCTGGCTGGGGCAGTTGTGGCAGCCTGGTTTGCAGGAGAAGCTCGGACTACCGCCATTTTTGCCCAACTCCAGGTAATTCAGCAGAACCCTCCCATGTGGGTAGAGGTGCCGATGGTGGCCGGGGAGTACCTGCTGGCCCCAACGGTGATTTTGCTGCTGCTGACCCTGACCATTACCCGGCTCCACCCCCAGCCTCGGCCTTGGTCCCGGTTTGTGGTGGTCTCTATTCTGCTGGTTCTGGTCACTCGCTATGTGTTCTGGCGCAGCCTGACCACTCTGAACCTGAGCGATCCGCTGACAGGCAGCTTCAGTTTGGGCCTGTTTTTGATGGAAATGGTGGGGCTGCTGAGCAGCATCATTCAGCTAGGGCTAATGCTACGGGTACGCGATCGCAGACCTCAGGCCGATCAATTACAGGTCGCTGTGGCAACAGGAGAGTACTTGCCTACGGTAGACGTGTTTATCCCTAGCTACGACGAGCCCGCCTTTATTTTGCGACGCACCGTGATTGGCTGCCAGGCGATAGACTACCCCCACAAAACGATCTATCTGCTGGACGACACGCGGCGGCCCGAGATCGCGGCGATGGCGGCGGAACTGGAATGCGAATACATCAGTCGGCCTCAGAACCAGCATGCCAAAGCCGGTAATTTAAACCATGCGATCGCACAGACCCACGGTGAGCTAATCGCCTCCTTCGATGCCGATTTTGTGCCGACCCGCAATTTCTTGCGCCGCACCGTCGGCTTTTTCCAAACTCCGGAGGTAGGCCTAGTTCAGACCCCCCAGAGCTTCTATAACCCCGACCCAATCTCTCGAAATCTGGGGCTAGAGGGCATACTAACACCGGATGAAGAGGTGTTCTACCGCCAGATTCAGCCCATGCGGGATGGAACCGGCAGTGTGGTCTGTTCAGGGACATCTTTTGTCATGCGGCGCAGCGCCCTAGAAGCCTCGGGTGGCTTTGTCACGGAATCGCTCAGCGAAGACTACTTTACCTCCGTGCAGTTGGCAGCCCACGGCAATGAAGTGATCTACCTGGACGAAAAGCTCAGTGCTGGGCTAGCAGCAGAGACGATTTCTGCCCATGCCACCCAGCGGCTGCGCTGGGCCAGGGGGACGCTGCAGGCCTTTTTTATCGACTCCAACCCCCTAACTATCCGAGGGCTAACTCTAATCCAGCGGCTCGGGCATCTAGAGGGGCTGCTGAGCTGGTTTAGCACCATTCCTCGCGTTTACTTTCTGCTAATGCCCTTGGCCTACTCATTTCTGGGGGTGATTCCGATTCGTGCCAGCCTGCGGGAAGTGCTGTATTACTTTCTGCCCTATTACCTGGTGCAGCTAACGGTGTTTGGCTGGCTCAATAACCGTTCGCGCTCGGCGCTACTGTCGGATATCTATAGCCTGGTGCTGGTATTTCCCCTGGCAGCTACAGTGATTCAGGTCATGCTGCGGCCTTTTGGTAAAGGGTTTAAGGTGACACCTAAGGGCACCTCTAGCGATCGCTTCCACTTCAACTGGGGGCTGGCTTGGCCGCTGGTGCTGATGTTTATCGTCACTGCCGTCAGCCTGTGGCGAAATTTGGGCTGGTGCTTGGCGGCTGGCTGGAGCGGCGATCACCTGCGGGGGCTAGGGCTAGGCTGGATTTGGAGCAGCTACAACTTGGTCATGATCGGCATTGCGCTACTGGTTTTAATGGATGTACCTCGGCCTGACTCTACCGTTTGGTTTGATCTGCGTCGGGTAGTCAGGCTGACGCTGGAGTTGCCCGATTCCGGCCCGCAGACCTGGTGGGGCACTACAACTCAGTTTTCGGAGAATGGCGCAGTGGTTGAGCTGACGCAGTGGGGCATTCCCCCGCTGCAAGAGGGTCTGGTACTGGCGGGGGAAATTGCGATCGCAGAAGAAAACCTGCAGCTCAAAGGCACCCTGGTCAACGTGGATCTGAGCGGCAACAGCCCCCTTGTTCGCATTCAGTTTGAGCCACTGACGTTGGAGCAGCACCGAGTCTTGATAGAAACGCTGTTTTGCCGTCCAGGGCAGTGGAAACGGTGGGATAGCCCAGGGGAGTTGCGATCGCTTTGGCTCTTGCTGAAGATTTTGTTTCAGCCCCGGGTGCTGACCCGCAATGTCAATGTGAAGGCGTTGTCAGTGGCGCAGAGTTAG
- a CDS encoding ABC transporter ATP-binding protein produces the protein MSSLSSLSVQEASLSTQPIVVQTYELSKVYRAGFWLNQKIASLKSCSLTVYQGETFGLLGPNGAGKTTLLKILLGIIRPTSGRVRVMDESVGHQSVKQRIGYLPENAYFYDFLTGWEFLEYTAGLFQIPTSVQRKRIPELLDLVGLPQAAARKKQLRQYSKGMMQRVGMAQALINDPDMVFLDEPMSGLDPTGRFQVREIILSLKAQGKTIFFNSHVLSDVEVICDRIAILDQGELVCVGDLNNLLGTENQYVAKGHGGQPEALKQWLSNLDFQGGFWHGTVKGDPDGLLSAIRQTGGELVSLQLARPSLEDFFMSQIRQRRSPPS, from the coding sequence ATGAGTTCTCTGTCTTCTCTTTCGGTGCAGGAGGCAAGTTTGTCTACCCAACCCATCGTAGTTCAGACCTACGAGCTGAGTAAGGTTTACCGTGCCGGGTTTTGGCTAAATCAAAAAATTGCATCGCTGAAAAGCTGCTCCCTGACCGTGTATCAGGGCGAAACCTTTGGTCTGCTAGGGCCAAACGGAGCCGGTAAAACAACGCTGCTGAAAATCCTGCTAGGCATTATCCGCCCGACTTCAGGCCGCGTCCGGGTAATGGATGAGAGCGTTGGCCATCAGTCGGTAAAGCAGCGCATTGGCTATCTACCTGAAAACGCTTATTTCTACGACTTTTTGACCGGCTGGGAATTTTTAGAGTACACAGCAGGGCTGTTCCAAATTCCAACCTCGGTTCAGCGCAAGCGCATTCCCGAACTGCTGGATCTAGTTGGCCTGCCCCAAGCAGCAGCGCGCAAAAAACAGCTGCGGCAGTACTCCAAGGGCATGATGCAGCGAGTCGGCATGGCCCAGGCCCTAATCAACGACCCCGACATGGTGTTTCTCGATGAGCCGATGTCCGGGCTAGACCCAACCGGGCGCTTTCAGGTACGAGAAATTATCTTGTCGCTCAAGGCCCAGGGAAAAACCATTTTTTTCAACAGCCACGTGCTGTCGGATGTAGAGGTGATTTGCGATCGCATCGCCATCCTCGACCAGGGAGAACTGGTGTGTGTCGGCGACCTCAACAATTTGCTGGGCACCGAGAACCAATACGTTGCCAAAGGCCACGGCGGCCAGCCTGAAGCTTTGAAACAGTGGCTCAGCAATCTTGATTTCCAAGGCGGTTTCTGGCACGGCACCGTCAAAGGCGATCCTGATGGCCTGCTCAGCGCTATTCGCCAAACCGGCGGCGAACTGGTCTCGCTCCAGTTAGCCCGCCCCTCCCTGGAAGACTTCTTCATGAGCCAAATCCGCCAACGGCGCAGCCCCCCCTCTTAG
- the purB gene encoding adenylosuccinate lyase, which translates to MIERYTLPEMGELWTELYKYKTWLKVEIAVCEAQAELGYIPSEAVDEIKAKANFDPKRILEIEAEVRHDVIAFLTNVNEYVGDAGRYIHLGMTSSDMIDTALSLQLVDSLQVIMAHVENLIQAIRYKAQEHRDTIMIGRSHGIHAEPITFGFKLAGWLAEMLRHRERLSALQDHIAVGQISGAVGTYANIDPKIEELACQKLGLKPDTASTQVISRDIHSEFMNALALLAASIERFAVEIRNLQRTDVLEVEEFFSKGQKGSSAMPHKRNPIRSERLTGCARIVRGNAMAALENVALWHERDISHSSVERVILPDSCILIHFMLVETTDLVKHLLVYPENMKRNLNVYGGVVFSQRVLLTLVGKGLAREEAYAIVQSCAHTAWNTEGGNFRQLISEDERVQKYLSPEEIGECFDPNLHLRNLDAVYQRLCI; encoded by the coding sequence TTGATCGAACGCTATACCTTGCCCGAGATGGGCGAACTCTGGACCGAACTCTACAAGTACAAGACCTGGCTTAAGGTCGAAATCGCCGTCTGCGAAGCCCAGGCAGAGTTGGGGTACATCCCCTCAGAGGCAGTAGACGAGATCAAGGCAAAGGCCAACTTCGACCCCAAACGAATTCTCGAAATCGAGGCTGAAGTTCGCCACGACGTCATCGCGTTTCTCACTAACGTCAACGAGTACGTGGGCGATGCCGGGCGCTACATCCACCTAGGCATGACCAGTTCAGACATGATCGACACCGCCCTGTCGCTGCAGTTGGTAGACAGTCTGCAGGTAATCATGGCCCACGTCGAAAACCTGATCCAAGCTATCCGTTACAAAGCTCAAGAGCACCGGGACACGATCATGATTGGTCGTTCCCACGGCATCCACGCCGAGCCCATCACCTTTGGCTTTAAGCTGGCTGGCTGGCTGGCTGAAATGTTGCGCCACCGCGAACGGCTCAGCGCCCTGCAAGATCACATTGCCGTTGGTCAGATTTCTGGGGCTGTCGGCACCTATGCCAACATCGATCCAAAAATTGAAGAATTGGCCTGCCAAAAGCTGGGTCTCAAGCCCGACACCGCTTCAACCCAAGTAATCTCCCGCGACATCCATTCCGAATTCATGAACGCCCTAGCTTTGCTAGCGGCTTCCATTGAGCGCTTTGCGGTAGAAATTCGCAACCTACAGCGGACGGACGTGCTAGAGGTCGAAGAGTTTTTCTCCAAAGGCCAGAAAGGCTCCTCTGCCATGCCCCACAAGCGCAACCCTATCCGCTCCGAGCGGCTGACCGGCTGCGCCCGCATTGTCCGGGGTAACGCCATGGCCGCTCTGGAAAACGTGGCCCTCTGGCACGAGCGAGACATCTCCCACAGCTCTGTAGAGCGGGTGATTCTGCCTGATAGCTGCATTTTGATTCACTTCATGCTGGTAGAGACCACCGACTTGGTCAAACACCTGCTGGTCTACCCCGAAAACATGAAGCGCAACCTAAACGTCTACGGCGGTGTCGTCTTCAGCCAGCGAGTACTGCTGACGCTGGTGGGCAAGGGCCTAGCTCGGGAAGAAGCCTATGCCATTGTCCAGTCCTGCGCCCACACGGCCTGGAATACCGAAGGCGGCAACTTCCGCCAGCTGATCTCAGAAGATGAGCGAGTACAGAAATACCTCTCTCCCGAAGAGATCGGTGAGTGCTTCGACCCCAATCTGCACCTGCGGAACCTCGACGCCGTTTACCAACGCCTTTGCATTTAA
- a CDS encoding DUF1361 domain-containing protein, with the protein MDDLTAKIFPYLEVIRANWRWMGWNTVLALIPLGLAVGLFRRNVRQSILWWLGFALFFAFLPNAPYVLTDVVHLFESAQTGYSPWVVGLVMGPMYGVFLLIGFAAYVGSVVSMGRYVDQQGGGRWVTGIELGTHGLCAIAIYWGRFWRFNSWDLVTRPQVLLAQIWRHLFDPQQAATISLIFAGLALAYWAGKRGALVLVNKQES; encoded by the coding sequence ATGGATGATCTGACGGCCAAAATTTTTCCCTATCTAGAAGTTATTCGAGCTAACTGGCGCTGGATGGGGTGGAATACAGTGCTGGCCCTGATTCCTCTAGGGTTAGCTGTTGGCTTGTTTCGCCGCAATGTCCGTCAGTCAATTTTGTGGTGGTTAGGCTTTGCTCTGTTTTTTGCTTTTTTGCCAAATGCGCCCTATGTGCTGACGGATGTGGTTCACCTGTTTGAGAGCGCTCAAACTGGCTATTCTCCTTGGGTGGTAGGGCTGGTAATGGGGCCGATGTACGGAGTGTTTCTGCTGATTGGCTTTGCTGCTTACGTCGGGTCAGTCGTGTCAATGGGGCGATATGTAGATCAGCAGGGCGGCGGGCGTTGGGTAACGGGGATTGAACTGGGAACGCACGGACTGTGTGCGATCGCAATCTACTGGGGCCGCTTCTGGCGCTTTAACAGCTGGGATTTGGTGACTCGACCCCAAGTGCTGCTAGCCCAGATCTGGCGGCATCTGTTTGACCCGCAGCAGGCAGCCACAATTAGCCTAATCTTTGCTGGGTTAGCCCTTGCCTACTGGGCAGGCAAGCGAGGAGCCTTGGTCTTAGTAAATAAGCAGGAAAGCTAG